In the Rhodospirillaceae bacterium genome, one interval contains:
- a CDS encoding UDP-N-acetylmuramoylalanyl-D-glutamyl-2, 6-diaminopimelate--D-alanyl-D-alanine ligase: MGRASPKNWNTAELAAATGGQAFGVSKVEGVGIDSRKVENGELFVALQGVRFDGHEYVKQALEAGASLAMVSRVPDGCSDNGRLLLVQETMAALRSLAKAARQKSKAYLIGVTGSVGKTGTKEMLRICFSTQGSVHASAKSHNNDIGVPLTLANLGSEVDYAVVEMGMNHSGEIREHSFLARPDMAIITSIAETHIGNFSSLSEIAEAKAEIFSGLEAPGVVVLNRDSRFYAKLRKASQNRASTCLTFGEAADATVRLVECQRKGHEYRITASVAGKNVCYRLGTPGLHWVYNSLGAIACVYGAGGDVQKAAMNLESFQLMAGRGRSYFLKLGSINFTVIDESYNASPASVSAALKVLRDSSLAGSGRRIAVLGDMLELGRREQVLHAALSEDIVEAGVSVVFAIGSRMLYLSEALPLSVNRYHFDNVHAAIEPLMEDINEGDVILIKGSFSIQMGLIVSALRSRSQEVEVV; encoded by the coding sequence GTGGGTCGGGCTTCACCAAAAAATTGGAATACCGCCGAATTAGCTGCTGCAACTGGTGGTCAGGCGTTCGGAGTTTCGAAGGTAGAGGGTGTAGGGATAGACAGTCGAAAGGTAGAGAATGGTGAATTGTTCGTGGCTCTTCAAGGGGTCCGATTCGATGGACATGAATATGTGAAGCAGGCCCTGGAGGCGGGGGCCTCATTAGCAATGGTTTCACGGGTCCCTGACGGATGCTCAGACAATGGTCGCCTCCTGTTGGTTCAGGAGACTATGGCTGCACTTCGGTCTTTAGCTAAGGCGGCTAGGCAAAAGTCTAAGGCATATTTGATTGGCGTAACAGGAAGTGTTGGAAAAACAGGAACGAAGGAGATGCTCCGCATCTGTTTCTCTACCCAGGGCTCTGTGCATGCGAGTGCGAAAAGCCACAATAATGACATTGGCGTGCCACTAACATTGGCGAATTTAGGCTCAGAGGTAGATTACGCTGTGGTCGAAATGGGCATGAACCATTCAGGGGAGATTCGGGAGCACTCGTTTTTGGCCCGTCCAGATATGGCGATAATAACCTCTATAGCCGAAACACATATAGGGAATTTTTCTAGTTTAAGTGAAATAGCTGAGGCTAAAGCAGAAATATTCAGCGGTTTAGAGGCCCCCGGTGTAGTTGTATTAAATAGGGATAGCCGCTTTTATGCAAAGCTTAGGAAGGCTTCGCAGAACAGGGCCTCAACCTGTTTAACTTTTGGTGAGGCGGCAGACGCTACGGTTAGATTAGTTGAGTGCCAGCGTAAGGGGCATGAGTATCGTATCACGGCTTCTGTGGCGGGCAAGAATGTTTGCTATCGGCTAGGAACGCCAGGGTTGCATTGGGTATACAATAGCCTTGGGGCGATTGCTTGCGTCTATGGGGCAGGGGGAGATGTGCAAAAAGCTGCCATGAATTTGGAGAGCTTTCAGTTGATGGCCGGCAGGGGTAGATCGTATTTTCTAAAATTAGGTTCTATAAATTTCACTGTAATAGATGAAAGTTATAATGCCAGCCCGGCATCCGTATCGGCTGCTCTTAAGGTTTTAAGAGACAGTAGCCTAGCGGGTTCTGGCAGGAGAATAGCTGTTTTGGGTGACATGTTAGAATTGGGAAGGCGAGAGCAGGTCTTACACGCGGCCTTGTCGGAAGATATCGTTGAAGCAGGGGTGTCAGTGGTATTCGCAATCGGCTCTAGGATGTTGTATTTAAGCGAGGCTTTGCCTTTATCTGTTAACCGCTATCATTTCGACAATGTCCATGCTGCTATAGAGCCGTTGATGGAAGATATCAACGAAGGGGACGTTATCTTAATCAAAGGGTCTTTCTCTATTCAGATGGGATTAATCGTTTCTGCACTGCGGAGCCGATCTCAAGAGGTCGAGGTAGTGTGA
- a CDS encoding UDP-N-acetylmuramoyl-L-alanine--D-glutamate ligase: protein MEGTHNCRPILDYCCDTRSCGLSHLKASLTMIDVTKHSGKNVGVLGLGATGISAAKNLTRDGASVFAWDDSSQRRRLATGQGIRITNFVQKGLGHLDFLLVSPGIPLFYPRPHRIALLAKEKGVRIVSDLELLQEACPTANYVGVTGTNGKSTVTALLGHLLRQSGKNIQVGGNLGNPVLDLEMLGTDGIYVLELSSYQLDLASTIFLDTAIWTNLTPDHLERHGSLEAYIRAKKKIFMGAGGLAVIGVDDKQSQAVFDELVSEGDRIVVPVSAEQPVAQGISVVDGLLYDAIDSSPEFVMNVTNLAHLPGSHNWHNIAIAYAVIRLVGLSGSIFKESLETYPGLPHRMEKVGRYNGVTYVNDSKATNMAAAAKALACYSKVYWIMGGRAKAIDIDEVLPMSSRILYVYTIGESAAEFEKNLGGKFRVKNSGTLAKAVVDATNDAMSDFDGGGVVLLSPACASFDQFANFEARGTAFRQLVGKLSGSCKINKPAAGTGARE, encoded by the coding sequence ATGGAAGGAACCCACAATTGTCGTCCGATTTTGGATTATTGCTGTGATACTCGCTCTTGCGGGCTTAGCCACCTTAAAGCTTCGTTGACCATGATAGATGTGACGAAACATAGTGGGAAAAATGTCGGTGTGCTTGGGTTAGGAGCTACGGGGATATCCGCTGCTAAGAATTTAACCAGGGATGGGGCTTCTGTTTTCGCATGGGACGATTCATCACAACGCCGCCGCCTTGCCACGGGGCAAGGTATTAGAATAACAAATTTTGTCCAGAAGGGTCTTGGGCATCTTGATTTTTTGTTGGTTAGTCCTGGAATTCCTCTGTTCTATCCAAGGCCACACCGCATTGCCTTGCTCGCTAAAGAGAAGGGTGTCAGGATTGTGAGCGATCTGGAGTTACTCCAGGAGGCTTGCCCAACTGCTAATTATGTAGGCGTGACCGGCACAAATGGGAAGTCCACAGTCACGGCCTTGCTTGGGCATTTATTGAGGCAAAGTGGAAAAAACATTCAGGTTGGGGGAAATTTAGGAAATCCAGTTCTAGATCTAGAAATGTTGGGGACAGATGGCATATATGTTTTAGAACTTTCTTCCTATCAGCTTGATCTTGCTTCCACTATTTTTCTTGATACTGCAATATGGACAAACTTGACCCCTGATCATCTGGAGCGTCATGGATCTTTAGAGGCATACATTCGCGCGAAGAAAAAGATTTTTATGGGTGCCGGTGGCCTTGCTGTAATTGGTGTTGATGACAAACAATCACAAGCTGTTTTCGATGAATTGGTCAGCGAGGGTGATCGAATAGTAGTGCCGGTATCGGCTGAGCAACCTGTCGCACAGGGAATTAGTGTAGTCGATGGACTTTTGTATGATGCCATCGATTCCTCTCCAGAGTTTGTAATGAATGTAACCAATCTTGCCCATTTGCCGGGCTCCCATAATTGGCACAATATTGCTATTGCCTATGCGGTAATCCGTCTCGTAGGTCTTAGTGGATCTATTTTCAAAGAAAGTCTGGAGACCTATCCAGGATTGCCACATAGGATGGAGAAAGTTGGGCGATATAATGGAGTGACCTATGTGAATGATAGCAAGGCAACCAATATGGCGGCAGCCGCCAAAGCGCTCGCATGTTACAGTAAGGTATATTGGATTATGGGCGGGAGAGCGAAAGCCATAGATATAGATGAAGTGCTGCCGATGTCGTCTCGTATTTTGTATGTCTATACGATAGGTGAATCGGCGGCGGAGTTTGAGAAAAATTTGGGAGGAAAATTCCGCGTAAAGAATAGTGGAACTCTTGCAAAAGCTGTTGTGGATGCAACCAATGACGCCATGTCGGACTTTGATGGCGGAGGTGTAGTGCTTCTTTCACCAGCCTGTGCTTCCTTTGATCAATTTGCAAATTTTGAAGCGCGTGGAACCGCATTTAGACAGCTTGTCGGCAAATTAAGCGGTTCGTGCAAGATCAATAAACCGGCAGCGGGAACTGGGGCTAGGGAATGA
- a CDS encoding UDP-N-acetylmuramate--L-alanine ligase yields the protein MKAYPSAFGVLHFIGIGGIGMSGIAEVMHNLGYRVQGSDVVENANVRRLQGLGVDVSIGHKGGNLGAAAAVVISSAVPADNVEIQEAENRGLPLVPRSEMLAELMRMKTCVAVGGTHGKTTTTSMISALLDVAAMDPTVINGGIINAYGTNARLGSGDWMVVEADESDGSFLRLPSAIAVVTNIDREHLDYYKSFEELRGAFRQFVENVPFYGIGVLCSDNEEVRALANKVGARRLLTYGLEEGASIRGRNLKLNNSGSSFDVEIRGGPRMEEKVLKDVRLNMPGAHNVRNALAMISISCELGLSEEIMREALEGFRGVKRRFTLVEEIDGVRIIDDYAHHPVEIGAVLQTAKQICDGRVIAIVQPHRFSRLKSLFKQFCNCFNDADMVFVADVYPAGEQPLEGVNRDALVEGILASGHSNVSPILSPDSLPDLVRKICNAGDMVVFLGAGTVTTWANELPRMMNRPERSGGCG from the coding sequence ATGAAAGCATATCCTTCAGCATTTGGTGTTTTGCACTTTATTGGGATCGGTGGGATAGGTATGAGCGGCATTGCCGAGGTTATGCACAACCTAGGGTACAGGGTTCAGGGCAGCGATGTTGTGGAGAATGCTAACGTTAGACGCCTGCAAGGGTTAGGTGTTGATGTGAGCATTGGCCACAAAGGCGGCAACCTTGGGGCTGCAGCAGCAGTGGTAATCTCATCAGCGGTGCCGGCTGATAATGTTGAAATACAGGAAGCGGAGAACAGAGGCCTTCCTCTAGTGCCGCGGTCAGAAATGCTTGCGGAGTTAATGCGGATGAAGACGTGTGTTGCTGTCGGCGGCACGCATGGTAAGACAACGACGACTTCCATGATTTCAGCTCTTCTAGACGTAGCAGCGATGGATCCCACGGTTATAAATGGTGGTATCATCAATGCTTATGGCACTAACGCCAGGCTTGGAAGTGGCGATTGGATGGTGGTAGAAGCCGATGAGTCAGACGGGAGTTTTTTACGTCTGCCTTCTGCTATTGCAGTGGTTACGAATATCGATCGGGAGCACCTCGATTACTACAAAAGTTTCGAAGAATTAAGGGGGGCTTTTCGGCAGTTTGTGGAAAATGTTCCATTCTATGGGATTGGCGTTTTATGTTCTGACAATGAAGAAGTACGGGCCTTAGCTAATAAGGTGGGTGCTAGAAGGCTTTTAACTTATGGTTTGGAGGAAGGCGCATCAATTAGGGGCAGGAATCTAAAATTAAATAATTCGGGTTCAAGTTTTGACGTTGAGATACGCGGTGGTCCGCGAATGGAGGAAAAAGTTCTGAAGGATGTCCGGCTAAATATGCCGGGTGCTCATAACGTCAGAAATGCTTTAGCGATGATTTCTATTAGCTGTGAACTTGGGCTTTCGGAAGAGATCATGCGTGAGGCTCTAGAAGGCTTTCGCGGCGTCAAGCGAAGGTTTACTCTGGTCGAAGAGATAGATGGTGTTCGAATAATAGACGACTATGCGCATCATCCAGTTGAGATAGGAGCAGTGCTTCAGACTGCAAAGCAAATCTGTGATGGCAGAGTAATAGCAATAGTGCAGCCCCATCGATTCTCTCGTCTGAAATCGTTATTCAAGCAATTTTGCAACTGTTTTAATGATGCTGATATGGTTTTTGTTGCTGACGTGTATCCCGCAGGAGAGCAGCCCCTAGAAGGTGTTAACAGAGATGCCTTAGTGGAGGGAATCCTGGCTTCAGGCCATTCGAATGTTTCCCCGATTTTGTCTCCTGACTCGTTGCCTGATTTAGTTCGCAAAATTTGTAATGCGGGGGATATGGTTGTATTCCTGGGAGCGGGAACAGTTACAACCTGGGCGAATGAACTGCCGCGAATGATGAATCGGCCGGAACGTTCAGGCGGCTGTGGATGA
- a CDS encoding UDP-N-acetylenolpyruvoylglucosamine reductase: MRESSKNLLAQLPKVKGSLRRDVPLARYTWFRVGGPADVLFVPADSADLIEFLGGCPPNIPICVIGVGSNLLIRDGGIRGVVIRLGRSFAKINIGDECRITAGAGALGPKLARLAAKGGIRGLEFLSGVPGTVGGAIRMNAGAYGNEVADVLVSASVVSRAGSLARLSARDLRLRYRGSSIPSDSIVLDASFYGEKDVVEDILRRIEEINKNRDISQPIRDRTGGSTFANPFERSAWELIESAGCRGLRIGKAMVSPKHCNFLINTGGATSADIEKLGEELRRRVREQSGIELRWEIQRIGSAEIPTEEPT, translated from the coding sequence ATGAGAGAGTCTTCTAAAAATTTATTGGCGCAGCTTCCCAAGGTGAAAGGTAGCTTGCGGAGAGATGTGCCGCTTGCCCGTTACACCTGGTTCCGGGTTGGCGGGCCGGCAGATGTTCTGTTTGTTCCAGCCGACTCGGCCGATTTGATTGAGTTCCTGGGCGGTTGTCCGCCTAATATCCCTATTTGCGTTATAGGGGTAGGGTCTAACTTGTTGATCAGGGATGGAGGTATTAGGGGGGTTGTCATCCGACTTGGCCGCAGTTTTGCCAAAATTAATATCGGAGATGAGTGTCGTATTACGGCAGGCGCCGGTGCTCTGGGCCCTAAGCTCGCCCGACTTGCGGCAAAAGGTGGGATACGGGGCTTGGAATTTTTATCAGGCGTTCCAGGGACCGTAGGTGGTGCGATAAGGATGAATGCGGGGGCATATGGCAACGAGGTGGCGGATGTTTTGGTTTCAGCTTCCGTGGTAAGTCGTGCTGGAAGTTTGGCTAGACTTTCAGCGCGGGATCTAAGACTGCGATATAGGGGCTCATCGATTCCTAGCGATTCAATAGTGTTGGATGCAAGCTTCTACGGCGAAAAGGATGTTGTGGAAGATATACTCCGTCGCATTGAGGAAATTAATAAGAACCGCGATATTTCTCAGCCAATTCGGGATAGAACAGGTGGTAGCACATTTGCGAACCCATTCGAACGAAGTGCGTGGGAATTAATTGAGTCAGCCGGATGCAGGGGGCTCCGAATCGGGAAGGCTATGGTCTCACCAAAGCACTGTAACTTTCTTATCAATACGGGAGGTGCTACGTCTGCAGATATTGAAAAGCTTGGCGAGGAGTTGCGGCGAAGAGTCCGCGAGCAAAGTGGCATTGAGCTTCGTTGGGAAATCCAGCGTATAGGCAGTGCAGAAATACCAACGGAGGAACCTACGTGA
- the murG gene encoding undecaprenyldiphospho-muramoylpentapeptide beta-N-acetylglucosaminyltransferase: MNKGNICFSEKDHVLIGAGGTGGHLFPALSLADELKKHGFGVGVVTDVRGKQLLKNSNFDDLHTITAGRIAGRNLLGVLGGFVRMMMGLIESWVLVRRHHPVVVVGFGGYASVPLLLVARFAKIPFLVHESNAVAGRANRLLSRYATSTAVAFPRTQRLEFLPPDSIVHTGTPVRTNIAALSDVKYLPPITSSSIHLLVLGGSQGSQAIGRIVPEAVRCLSQDLRERLIVTQQVRDADRNYAKKIYADARVQACLSSFISDMPAVLARSHLVIARAGASTVAELSIAGRPSLLIPLPNSIDNHQALNGRELMDAGGAWVLEEQDLTVASLAKSLTELLENPGCLSAAAAKAKALGMPEATSILVRLVQELAVSSGQVRLSS; the protein is encoded by the coding sequence ATGAATAAGGGCAATATTTGTTTCTCTGAGAAGGATCACGTGTTGATAGGGGCTGGCGGTACTGGCGGGCATTTGTTTCCAGCCCTGTCCTTAGCGGATGAACTGAAGAAACATGGTTTTGGAGTTGGTGTGGTCACGGACGTTCGAGGGAAACAATTATTAAAGAATTCGAACTTTGACGATTTGCACACCATAACTGCGGGTCGGATTGCAGGTAGAAATCTTCTGGGGGTTTTGGGTGGATTTGTGCGGATGATGATGGGGTTAATAGAATCATGGGTGTTAGTTCGTAGGCACCATCCGGTGGTTGTGGTCGGTTTCGGTGGGTATGCATCAGTACCGTTATTATTAGTGGCCAGGTTTGCAAAAATCCCGTTTTTAGTTCACGAATCTAACGCCGTAGCTGGCAGGGCTAACAGGCTACTATCACGTTATGCTACGTCTACTGCGGTTGCCTTTCCTCGAACTCAGAGGTTGGAGTTTTTGCCTCCTGATTCAATTGTGCACACTGGTACCCCTGTGCGTACAAACATTGCTGCTTTGTCTGATGTCAAATATCTACCGCCAATTACTTCCTCAAGTATTCATCTATTAGTGCTTGGGGGAAGCCAGGGATCACAAGCGATTGGAAGAATTGTCCCCGAGGCTGTGCGTTGTCTTAGCCAAGACCTTCGGGAACGCCTCATCGTGACCCAGCAGGTTAGGGATGCTGATCGTAACTATGCAAAGAAGATTTACGCGGATGCAAGGGTGCAGGCATGCCTTTCTTCTTTCATTTCAGATATGCCCGCAGTGCTAGCTAGATCTCACCTTGTTATTGCAAGAGCAGGAGCCTCGACAGTCGCGGAGCTGTCAATTGCAGGTAGGCCTAGTCTGTTGATTCCTTTGCCAAATTCAATTGATAACCATCAAGCTCTCAATGGGAGGGAGTTGATGGATGCGGGGGGGGCTTGGGTTTTGGAGGAGCAGGATTTAACTGTGGCAAGTTTAGCCAAAAGCTTGACGGAGTTGCTAGAAAACCCAGGTTGTTTGTCGGCTGCAGCTGCCAAAGCTAAAGCTTTGGGGATGCCAGAAGCGACGAGTATTTTGGTGAGGCTAGTTCAAGAATTAGCGGTTTCATCAGGCCAGGTTAGGCTGTCGTCATGA
- a CDS encoding D-alanine--D-alanine ligase, producing the protein MKKARVGVLMGGVSREREVSLESGRAVCKALKELNYTVVASEVGDEMVEVLAKLCGHVDVIFNALHGPYGEDGCVQGLCELLKLPYTHSGVLASALAMDKVLSKKMFRQAGIPVPDGEVRPCNAIFTKEAPTIPFVVKPIGEGSSLGVRLVGSKTEEAVDDPLWSAYDEVLVEEYIPGRELTVLVMNEKSIEVLEIKPKDGFYDFDSKYTPGFTEYIIPARLSQKIRESVLDYAQLAHAALGCSGVTRADFRYDESRGDKGIKLLEINTQPGLTATSLVPQIAAYAGLSFNSLVDWIVRDAQCKV; encoded by the coding sequence GTGAAGAAAGCACGTGTTGGTGTTTTAATGGGTGGAGTATCGCGAGAAAGAGAAGTGTCTCTTGAATCGGGGAGAGCTGTTTGTAAGGCCTTGAAGGAATTAAATTATACCGTTGTCGCATCTGAAGTAGGTGACGAGATGGTTGAGGTTTTGGCTAAATTATGTGGCCATGTGGACGTTATTTTTAATGCGTTGCACGGACCATATGGTGAGGATGGCTGCGTCCAGGGTCTGTGTGAATTATTGAAATTGCCCTATACCCATTCAGGGGTGTTGGCTTCTGCATTGGCGATGGATAAGGTGTTATCCAAAAAGATGTTCAGGCAGGCAGGTATCCCAGTTCCAGATGGAGAGGTTCGACCTTGCAATGCTATTTTTACCAAAGAGGCGCCAACTATTCCATTCGTGGTAAAACCTATAGGCGAGGGTTCGAGTCTGGGTGTTCGTTTGGTAGGAAGCAAGACAGAGGAGGCGGTGGATGACCCACTCTGGAGTGCTTACGATGAGGTGTTGGTGGAGGAATATATTCCTGGAAGAGAGCTGACGGTACTAGTCATGAACGAGAAAAGTATCGAGGTGCTTGAAATAAAACCCAAGGACGGGTTTTATGACTTTGACTCCAAATACACCCCCGGCTTTACGGAGTATATAATTCCTGCGCGGCTTTCACAAAAAATTCGTGAGAGTGTGCTGGATTACGCCCAGTTAGCTCATGCGGCTTTGGGTTGCAGTGGGGTAACGCGAGCAGATTTCCGTTATGACGAAAGTAGAGGAGATAAGGGTATTAAGCTACTGGAAATTAATACACAGCCTGGTCTGACGGCGACATCTCTAGTGCCCCAGATAGCTGCTTATGCCGGTTTATCTTTTAACTCCTTGGTGGATTGGATTGTAAGGGACGCTCAATGCAAGGTTTGA
- a CDS encoding cell division protein FtsW, giving the protein MRAIPRTDNSIFGEWWWTVDRLSIAAILLLGVLGAILVMAASPSVALQKNLDGFHFIYRHLIVLGPSLLVLVVVSLLSPLGTCRLALVVFVFSLFLMLAVLINGVDANGARRWLSFMGWSMQPSEFVKPSFVVVTAWLIVRPKTGFELNPTHISILLLGLILLLLLAQPDFGMAVLIGCIWFGQHFLAGMPVVAIIASIVVGLISLVGGYHFFPHVQSRVDRYLDPSSGDRYQIDHALNAFANGGLLGKGPGEGIAKERIPDAHADFIFAVAGEELGLICCLVILALFLFIVLRGIARLLETESLFSLLAGAGLVMLFGLQAFINLAVTLDIIPTKGMTLPFVSYGGSSLLALGFGMGMLLALTRRHRQWSKVLHE; this is encoded by the coding sequence ATGAGAGCCATCCCTCGGACGGATAATAGTATTTTTGGTGAATGGTGGTGGACTGTCGATAGGCTGTCCATTGCTGCAATTCTCCTGTTAGGGGTTTTAGGAGCTATATTAGTTATGGCTGCCAGTCCCTCCGTAGCACTTCAGAAGAATCTGGACGGGTTTCATTTCATATACCGGCACCTGATAGTATTAGGCCCATCGCTCCTGGTTTTGGTTGTTGTGTCTCTTCTCTCTCCTTTAGGAACTTGTAGGCTCGCACTGGTCGTCTTTGTGTTTTCTTTGTTTCTGATGTTGGCGGTATTGATAAATGGGGTGGATGCTAATGGTGCCCGTCGGTGGTTGAGCTTTATGGGCTGGTCCATGCAACCTTCAGAATTTGTAAAGCCGAGTTTCGTCGTGGTTACAGCATGGTTAATAGTGCGCCCAAAGACTGGATTTGAGTTGAACCCGACCCATATATCTATTTTACTTTTGGGTCTAATTTTATTGCTTTTGTTAGCCCAACCAGATTTTGGCATGGCTGTATTAATTGGGTGTATATGGTTTGGCCAACATTTTCTGGCAGGGATGCCGGTCGTTGCTATAATCGCATCAATTGTTGTGGGGTTGATTAGTTTGGTCGGGGGCTATCACTTCTTTCCCCATGTTCAGAGTAGAGTTGATCGCTATCTCGATCCTAGTTCTGGAGATCGCTATCAAATAGACCATGCCTTAAACGCTTTTGCAAACGGCGGTCTTCTTGGCAAGGGTCCCGGGGAAGGTATTGCAAAGGAACGGATTCCTGACGCCCATGCGGACTTTATTTTTGCGGTGGCAGGTGAGGAACTTGGGTTAATTTGCTGCCTAGTAATATTGGCGTTGTTCCTCTTTATTGTCTTACGCGGTATAGCCCGGTTGCTGGAAACGGAAAGTCTGTTCTCACTTTTGGCAGGAGCGGGACTGGTGATGTTGTTCGGGCTACAGGCATTTATTAACTTGGCCGTGACGTTGGATATCATTCCAACGAAAGGAATGACCCTTCCTTTTGTTTCATACGGAGGTTCATCGCTTTTGGCCCTAGGTTTTGGAATGGGTATGCTGTTAGCTTTGACAAGGCGGCATAGACAATGGTCAAAAGTTTTACATGAATAA
- a CDS encoding phospho-N-acetylmuramoyl-pentapeptide-transferase → MLYNLLTPLADEFGFLNLFRYLTFRTGGAIMTSLIISFLLGPMLIRWLKRRQKTGQPIRSDGPQSHLSSKAGTPTMGGVLILFAVTFSTLLWADITNQYVWVVLFVALGFGGVGFLDDFLKVTHQHHRGLPGSIKLGIEVLLAVGAIFWILSLLPADLANTLATPFFKDLLLDLGWFFVPFAVFVLVGASNAVNLTDGLDGLAIVPIMIASACFGFICYLAGNVLFADYLQLHLVPGSGELAIFCGALVGSSLGFLWFNAPPAMIFMGDTGSLSVGGSLGAISVITKHELVLALIGGLFVLEAVSVIVQVASYRFTGKRVFRMAPLHHHFEQKGWKEPTIVVRFWIIAVILALAGLATLKLR, encoded by the coding sequence ATGCTCTATAATCTTTTGACACCATTAGCTGATGAGTTTGGTTTCCTCAATTTGTTTCGGTATCTTACTTTCCGAACTGGTGGCGCCATCATGACATCTTTGATTATCAGTTTCTTGCTTGGTCCAATGTTAATTCGGTGGTTAAAAAGGCGTCAGAAAACTGGGCAACCCATCCGTTCGGATGGGCCGCAGTCCCATTTATCATCTAAGGCGGGGACGCCAACGATGGGGGGCGTTTTAATTCTCTTCGCTGTGACTTTTTCTACCTTACTCTGGGCGGATATCACCAATCAGTATGTTTGGGTAGTTTTGTTCGTGGCTCTGGGCTTTGGTGGAGTTGGTTTTCTTGATGATTTTCTGAAGGTCACTCACCAACATCACCGTGGGTTGCCGGGCAGTATAAAACTTGGCATTGAAGTTTTGTTAGCCGTCGGCGCCATCTTTTGGATTTTGTCTTTATTGCCAGCGGACTTAGCGAATACCCTTGCCACGCCCTTCTTTAAGGACTTACTGCTTGATCTTGGGTGGTTTTTTGTTCCATTTGCCGTCTTTGTGCTAGTTGGGGCGTCGAACGCTGTTAATTTAACCGATGGTTTGGACGGTCTAGCTATAGTTCCAATAATGATTGCCTCTGCATGTTTTGGTTTTATTTGTTATCTGGCGGGAAATGTGCTTTTTGCGGATTACCTCCAGTTGCACTTAGTTCCTGGTTCTGGAGAGTTGGCAATATTTTGTGGGGCGCTAGTCGGTTCTAGCCTAGGATTTCTATGGTTCAACGCTCCTCCGGCTATGATATTTATGGGGGATACCGGAAGCTTGTCGGTGGGTGGTTCTTTGGGTGCCATAAGCGTAATTACCAAACATGAATTGGTATTAGCCTTAATCGGAGGTCTGTTCGTATTGGAAGCTGTCTCTGTAATAGTGCAAGTTGCTTCCTACCGCTTCACAGGCAAGAGGGTTTTCCGTATGGCGCCGTTACATCACCATTTTGAGCAGAAGGGATGGAAGGAACCCACAATTGTCGTCCGATTTTGGATTATTGCTGTGATACTCGCTCTTGCGGGCTTAGCCACCTTAAAGCTTCGTTGA